DNA from Acidobacteriota bacterium:
GCCAGCTCGGCCCGGCTGACCGGCCGCCGCGGGTCGCCCGTCCGGACCGAGGCCGGGAAGAGCCCGGACTGGAAACAGTACGCGAGAGGCCGGCGGTCCGGGCCCTGGACCTCGGGCAGGTCCCTGAGCAGGAAGTCCACTTCCCCGTCGAGGAGCAGCTCCCCGGTCCGGTCCTGCCAGCCGAAGGCCTCGACCAGGAGCCGGGCCAGGCTGACGAAATCGAGGGCCGCGGAATCGGGCACGAACCCCTGGTCCCGGATCCCGACCAGCCGCCGCGCGTCGCGGACCCAGTCGACGGCCTCGTCGAAGGTCGCCTCCTTGCGGAAGTCCAGGGGCTCGGCGCCCATCGGGACGATGCCCAGCCCGACGAGCAGGGCGACGTCGAGGCTGGCGTCCCGGCCGTCGATGACGATCGGGGCGACGTGGGTGCGGGCCTCGATCTGCCACTCCTTCTGCTTCTCCGAGGCGCACTCGACGCTCTTGAGATACGGCACGGGCCGGCCGAAGAAAACCTTATCGGCGTCCTCGGTCCGGCCGCCGCAGGTGCTGGTGTAGAGGGCGTTGATCAGCTCGCCCCGGTAGAGCACGACCTCGCCCTTGGTCTCCTCGACCGCCCGCGTGCTCAGAGGGTTCTCGGAGGCCATGCCCGTGTAGAGCTGGGAGCGCGGCGTGTCGACGAGGTCGTAGCCGAAATGATCGAACTGGCCGATGTTCTTGAGCGCGTAGGTCCGGGCGGCCACGGCCTGGGCCTTGAGGGCCTCGATGGCGTTGAACTGGCCGGGCGAGAGCTCGCCGGGGACGACGCTCTTCAGGTAGTCCTCGAGGTTGACGTAATTGACGATCACCAGCCCGCGCGGGGTGCCCTTCATCACCAGGAAGCCGCGGTAACCCCTGCCGTTGAGCATCAGGAAGCTCTGCGGGTTGGCCGGGATGAAGTAGAGCTCGGAGTCGCGGTCGAGCGATTTGAGCTCGCTCGCGACCAGCATCCAGATCGGCCGCGACGGCTCCTCGACGATCTCCTCGCGCTCGATCCAGACGTCCTTGAATCCGGCCGCGTTGAGCTCGGCGACCTTGGCCAGGGCGTCGCCGCGGGTCAGGAACTCGCCGAGCTTGACCTCGAAGACGCCGGCGGCGTCGGCCTCGATGTCCTGGGCCACGGTGACCTCGGCCCCGATCCTGGACCGGGCGCTGGCGGCCAGCTGGTCGGCCTCCTCGCGTTCTTTGGCGTGGGCCAGCAGGATGACGTATTTCTCGGTCAGCTTCTCGCCGGCGCCCTTGATCTCGGCCTCGTCGGCGTCGTCGTGGATGACCCGGTAGCCGGTGTTGACCTCGTAGATCTTCATGCCCGAGGAGGACCGGATGCGGATGTCCTTGAGATTGGTGCCCAGCCCGACCCTGATGACCGGCTTGGGGATCATGAAGCCGTGGAAGAAGGCCCCCTCGGTGCCGAATTCGACAGGGATCCCCCCGAAGAAAAAGAACCCGACGAACAGAATAA
Protein-coding regions in this window:
- a CDS encoding SpoIID/LytB domain-containing protein; protein product: MKFDRFKYVFILFVGFFFFGGIPVEFGTEGAFFHGFMIPKPVIRVGLGTNLKDIRIRSSSGMKIYEVNTGYRVIHDDADEAEIKGAGEKLTEKYVILLAHAKEREEADQLAASARSRIGAEVTVAQDIEADAAGVFEVKLGEFLTRGDALAKVAELNAAGFKDVWIEREEIVEEPSRPIWMLVASELKSLDRDSELYFIPANPQSFLMLNGRGYRGFLVMKGTPRGLVIVNYVNLEDYLKSVVPGELSPGQFNAIEALKAQAVAARTYALKNIGQFDHFGYDLVDTPRSQLYTGMASENPLSTRAVEETKGEVVLYRGELINALYTSTCGGRTEDADKVFFGRPVPYLKSVECASEKQKEWQIEARTHVAPIVIDGRDASLDVALLVGLGIVPMGAEPLDFRKEATFDEAVDWVRDARRLVGIRDQGFVPDSAALDFVSLARLLVEAFGWQDRTGELLLDGEVDFLLRDLPEVQGPDRRPLAYCFQSGLFPASVRTGDPRRPVSRAELALALARIVKDQKDFFKTGTFRAAGKGTIEVGQDFDRRTLSLSNHVRLLRTVEGETSFATKLVLLGGENIRWLEREGQIAYLEVFYPPNSNVLDRSSRFNRWQVRKSRLELDRLLNQSYAIGPLADIEIKHRGESGRVVDLTLTGESSAAEVRGFQIRAALGLRDTLFVIDRTYDEQGRVDQFTFSGRGWGHGVGLCQVGAYGMAVAGGKYKDILKKYYSGVKIDKIY